From a region of the Nonlabens dokdonensis DSW-6 genome:
- a CDS encoding peroxiredoxin: MAIVGKQFPNLDVDAMNEMGDTFKLNVLDEAKNKGKKVLLFWYPKDFTFVCPTELHAFQEALGEFEKRNTIVIGASCDTPEVHFAWLNTSKDNGGIEGVTYNILADSNRNLAGTLDILDVEVEFSDELDDHILVGDNVTYRATYLIDEEGTVFHEGVNHMPVGRNVNEFLRMIDAYTHVQKNGEVCPANWEEGKEAMGANRNATAEYLSKN; the protein is encoded by the coding sequence ATGGCTATAGTAGGAAAACAATTCCCAAATCTAGATGTAGATGCAATGAATGAAATGGGAGATACATTTAAATTAAATGTACTTGATGAAGCAAAAAATAAGGGAAAGAAAGTTCTTTTATTTTGGTACCCAAAAGATTTCACTTTTGTATGCCCAACTGAGTTACACGCATTTCAGGAAGCTTTAGGAGAATTTGAAAAAAGAAATACTATCGTAATCGGTGCTTCTTGTGATACTCCAGAGGTACACTTTGCATGGTTAAACACTTCAAAAGATAATGGAGGAATTGAAGGTGTGACTTACAACATCCTTGCAGATTCTAACCGTAATCTAGCAGGTACTTTAGATATTTTAGATGTAGAAGTAGAATTTAGCGATGAGCTAGATGATCACATTCTTGTAGGTGATAATGTTACTTATAGAGCAACTTACCTTATCGATGAAGAAGGAACTGTATTTCATGAAGGTGTGAATCACATGCCAGTAGGAAGAAATGTAAACGAATTCCTAAGAATGATAGATGCATATACTCACGTACAGAAAAATGGTGAAGTATGTCCTGCAAACTGGGAAGAAGGAAAAGAAGCAATGGGCGCAAATCGCAACGCCACTGCAGAGTATCTTTCTAAAAACTAA
- a CDS encoding DUF6952 family protein, which translates to MKLPVIRHLQKNATPESLNATLEVLESFTEHRSVTEEEMDVVGELITNICGALEVHNNIAQGMSSIEAANSFAQKVMGSIDS; encoded by the coding sequence ATGAAGTTACCAGTAATTAGACATTTACAAAAAAATGCTACTCCAGAATCTCTAAATGCAACTCTTGAAGTTCTTGAAAGTTTTACTGAGCACAGGTCGGTTACTGAAGAAGAAATGGATGTAGTAGGAGAACTCATTACCAATATTTGTGGAGCGCTAGAGGTTCACAACAATATTGCACAAGGAATGAGCAGCATAGAAGCTGCAAACAGTTTTGCCCAAAAAGTAATGGGATCTATTGACTCTTAA
- a CDS encoding DUF6268 family outer membrane beta-barrel protein, whose translation MKYTITLMALVFSFGVASAQNYLDLARLNVGNTTLEDVDGQNETDVSNLNFEFLYPTPVNDKTILITGLTVENTNLNLRSDIGSEGLTMTRLNLGAKVYHSRKWTGTYLILPKLASNFNDVGSNDFQFGAIALLEYRHKNRFRTKYGLYSSSEEFGAIITPLLGVYYRTPNNKFYIDAAFPIRMEANYSITKKFSLGADLRTSIKSYNVGGDLDGYVQEESIRFGFYAGYSLLKDQLILRAKAGLDTTDYGLYRTGDTVGAQILTFQVEGDDRNRLNTEFASAVFLGFDVIYRLDL comes from the coding sequence ATGAAATATACAATTACTTTAATGGCTCTAGTTTTTAGTTTTGGAGTTGCAAGTGCTCAAAACTATTTAGATCTCGCTCGTTTAAATGTAGGTAATACTACCTTAGAAGACGTAGATGGACAAAATGAAACAGACGTTTCTAACCTTAACTTTGAATTCCTCTACCCTACTCCTGTAAATGATAAAACGATTTTGATAACAGGTTTAACTGTTGAGAATACAAATCTTAATTTAAGATCTGATATAGGTAGTGAAGGACTTACAATGACTAGATTAAATCTAGGAGCAAAAGTTTACCATTCTAGAAAGTGGACTGGTACGTATTTGATACTTCCTAAGCTAGCTTCTAATTTTAATGATGTAGGTTCCAACGATTTTCAGTTTGGTGCCATCGCATTACTAGAATACCGTCATAAGAATAGATTTAGAACAAAGTATGGTTTGTACAGCTCTTCAGAAGAATTTGGTGCTATTATTACGCCTCTTTTAGGAGTTTATTACAGAACACCTAATAATAAATTTTACATCGATGCTGCCTTCCCTATACGTATGGAGGCTAACTATAGCATTACTAAGAAATTCAGCCTTGGAGCAGATTTACGTACCTCTATTAAGTCTTATAACGTAGGTGGTGATTTAGATGGCTATGTTCAAGAAGAGTCCATAAGATTTGGTTTCTATGCAGGCTACTCGTTGTTAAAAGACCAACTGATATTGAGAGCAAAAGCTGGATTAGACACGACAGACTATGGTTTGTATAGAACAGGCGATACTGTAGGAGCTCAAATTCTGACTTTTCAAGTGGAAGGAGATGATAGAAATAGATTGAACACTGAGTTTGCTAGTGCTGTCTTTTTAGGTTTTGATGTGATTTATAGATTGGATTTATAA
- a CDS encoding Lacal_2735 family protein: MLTMQKNPDTFHTDLTQLERLEKRYCSLMKQSFEAALKDRDYSDALNDKALEIKEDIDLIRSKICSD; encoded by the coding sequence ATGCTCACAATGCAAAAAAATCCAGACACTTTTCACACCGACTTGACGCAATTAGAACGTTTAGAAAAGCGCTATTGCTCCTTAATGAAACAATCTTTTGAAGCAGCCCTAAAGGATCGGGATTATAGCGATGCGCTTAATGATAAAGCATTGGAGATTAAAGAAGATATTGATTTAATTAGATCAAAAATATGTTCTGACTAG
- a CDS encoding DUF58 domain-containing protein, whose amino-acid sequence MQKRFFIALGALVVLFVFAFFFKRLEDYLKLGFFVIIALLLVDILLLYRSKNGIKASRILPSKLSNGDSNPIEVLVTNQYNTAIDIKIIDELPIQFQKRDFGINYHLKAKESKTFTYTIRPTERGEYHYGALQIFVSNSLGFAQRRFSFNEKAMVPNYPSFLQMRKYELMAFTNKLKDYGLKKIRRIGHTMEFEQIKDYVQGDDVRNINWKASAKRNQLMINQFQDEKSQPVYSVIDKGRVMKMPFEELKLVDYAINATLVISNIALKKGDKAGMFSFSNKVSNQVMAQKRASQMNLILETLYNLDTDFKESDFARLYIDIKRTITQRSLLLLYTNFETMDALHRQLPYLQAIAKSHLLVVIFFENTELKELALAPANSTQEIYQKTIAEKFVYEKKLIVNELNKYGIQTILTEPQNLTVNTINKYLEIKARGLL is encoded by the coding sequence TTGCAAAAACGATTTTTTATCGCACTAGGTGCTCTAGTGGTGCTATTTGTTTTTGCATTCTTTTTTAAGCGACTAGAAGATTATCTTAAACTTGGTTTCTTTGTTATCATAGCTTTATTACTAGTAGATATTCTTTTGCTATATAGATCTAAGAATGGTATTAAGGCTAGTCGTATTTTACCTAGTAAATTATCAAATGGTGATAGCAATCCTATAGAAGTGCTAGTAACAAATCAGTATAATACGGCAATTGATATAAAAATCATAGACGAGTTACCTATTCAGTTTCAGAAACGGGATTTTGGAATTAATTACCATCTCAAGGCAAAAGAATCAAAGACTTTTACTTATACCATAAGGCCTACAGAAAGAGGTGAGTATCATTATGGCGCTCTTCAAATTTTTGTCAGTAATTCATTAGGTTTTGCGCAACGTCGTTTTTCATTTAATGAGAAAGCGATGGTTCCTAATTATCCATCTTTCTTGCAAATGCGAAAGTATGAGCTAATGGCTTTTACAAATAAGTTGAAAGACTATGGTCTTAAAAAGATAAGAAGGATAGGGCATACCATGGAATTTGAGCAGATTAAGGATTATGTTCAAGGAGATGATGTGCGTAATATCAACTGGAAAGCTAGTGCAAAACGCAACCAATTGATGATCAATCAATTTCAGGATGAGAAGTCACAACCTGTTTATTCTGTTATAGATAAAGGTCGCGTCATGAAAATGCCTTTTGAGGAATTAAAACTAGTCGATTATGCTATTAACGCAACACTAGTCATCTCTAATATCGCTTTAAAGAAAGGTGATAAGGCAGGAATGTTTAGTTTTTCAAATAAGGTTTCTAATCAAGTAATGGCACAAAAAAGAGCCTCTCAAATGAACTTGATTCTGGAGACTCTATACAATCTAGACACCGATTTTAAAGAAAGTGATTTTGCGAGATTGTATATAGATATCAAAAGAACTATTACACAACGCAGTTTGTTATTATTATATACAAATTTTGAAACTATGGATGCACTTCATAGACAACTTCCTTATTTACAAGCGATAGCAAAAAGTCATCTACTTGTTGTGATCTTTTTTGAAAATACAGAACTTAAAGAGCTTGCGTTAGCTCCCGCAAATTCTACACAAGAGATATATCAAAAAACCATAGCCGAGAAATTTGTCTATGAGAAAAAATTGATTGTGAATGAATTAAATAAATATGGAATTCAGACCATACTTACAGAACCTCAAAACTTGACTGTAAATACAATCAATAAATATTTAGAAATTAAAGCACGTGGACTTTTATAA
- a CDS encoding thioredoxin family protein, with product MQTLDQDNLQQIVSENETVVVQYMASWCGNCRVMKPKFKKLDQENENAVFVLADAEKFPESRKLATVDNLPTFATFKNGAFVNQVQTNKFENLKDLVHEVTSN from the coding sequence ATGCAAACATTAGATCAAGATAATCTACAGCAAATAGTTTCAGAAAATGAAACAGTTGTAGTACAGTATATGGCTTCATGGTGCGGTAACTGCCGTGTAATGAAACCAAAATTTAAAAAGTTAGATCAAGAAAACGAAAACGCCGTTTTTGTACTTGCCGATGCTGAGAAATTTCCAGAGTCACGTAAACTAGCGACAGTAGACAACTTGCCTACATTTGCAACTTTTAAAAACGGAGCTTTTGTTAACCAAGTACAGACTAATAAATTTGAAAATCTAAAAGACCTCGTACATGAAGTTACCAGTAATTAG
- a CDS encoding DUF4197 domain-containing protein, whose amino-acid sequence MKKIAIVLITMLTLSSCGSLQEIVNNLPQGGGALSQVDIGNGLRQALDQGIDKEVSKLMSKDGFYKNELVKILLPQELQKVDDGLRKIGLSSVADEGLKLLNRAAEDATKEALPIFVDAVKDITFDDAKNILLGDQRAATSYLENRTQQALYAKFSPVIEKSLSQVGATELWGSAINKYNTLPFTSSVNPDLTDYVTQKALEGVFKMISQEEIEIRNKVSARSTDLLQRVFALQDNR is encoded by the coding sequence ATGAAGAAAATTGCAATCGTCTTAATTACTATGCTCACCTTGAGCAGTTGTGGAAGTTTACAAGAAATAGTTAATAATTTACCTCAAGGTGGAGGCGCATTATCACAAGTAGACATAGGAAATGGTTTAAGACAAGCCTTAGACCAAGGAATCGATAAAGAAGTGAGTAAACTTATGAGCAAAGATGGTTTTTACAAGAATGAGCTTGTAAAAATATTGTTGCCCCAAGAATTACAAAAGGTAGATGATGGTCTTAGGAAGATAGGTTTGAGCAGTGTTGCAGATGAAGGTTTAAAGTTATTAAATCGTGCCGCAGAAGACGCTACTAAAGAAGCTCTACCTATTTTTGTAGACGCGGTAAAAGACATCACCTTTGATGATGCCAAAAATATTTTGCTTGGAGATCAACGTGCGGCGACTTCTTATCTGGAGAATAGAACTCAACAAGCTCTTTATGCCAAGTTCTCGCCTGTGATAGAAAAAAGTCTAAGTCAAGTAGGTGCTACAGAGTTATGGGGAAGTGCTATAAACAAATACAACACTCTTCCTTTCACATCTTCTGTAAATCCAGATTTAACTGACTATGTAACTCAAAAAGCACTGGAAGGTGTTTTCAAAATGATCTCTCAAGAAGAAATAGAAATACGTAACAAAGTAAGCGCAAGAAGTACCGATCTTTTACAACGAGTATTTGCTTTACAAGACAATCGATAA
- a CDS encoding AAA family ATPase, giving the protein MEDTTHNNNMDSSQENSASQPPQQPAQEQFVHKSEENSNDNAFAKAEQPSSSQQPQVEDKNASLQFQNRLDLNHLSAAVYKIKTELRKVIVGQEEMIDLLIVSILANGHSLIEGVPGVAKTVTAKLLAKTMQVDFSRIQFTPDLMPSDILGTSVFSMKENEFEFKPGPIFSNIILIDEINRAPAKTQAALFEAMAERQVTIDGKEYDLNAPFLVFATQNPVEQEGTYRLPEAQLDRFLFKINVGYPNLEEEIKILSDHHARKNKDAEAMVTGVLSAQEIKKYQTTVKEIVIEDNLIKYIAKIILDTRNNPNLYLGASPRASIAIMNGSKAYAAIMGRDFVTPDDIKYIATAVMRHRIILTPEREMEGLTADRAVAQILENIEIPR; this is encoded by the coding sequence ATGGAAGACACGACTCATAACAATAACATGGATTCTTCGCAAGAAAATTCAGCAAGCCAGCCACCACAGCAGCCTGCACAAGAGCAATTTGTTCATAAAAGTGAAGAGAATAGTAATGATAACGCTTTCGCGAAAGCGGAACAACCATCATCATCTCAACAACCACAAGTAGAAGACAAGAATGCATCCTTACAATTTCAAAACAGGCTGGACTTGAACCACCTGAGCGCGGCAGTTTATAAAATCAAAACCGAATTGCGTAAGGTAATCGTAGGACAAGAGGAAATGATCGATTTACTAATTGTTTCTATTCTTGCAAATGGACATTCCCTAATTGAAGGTGTTCCTGGTGTGGCAAAAACAGTTACTGCAAAATTGCTTGCAAAAACGATGCAAGTAGATTTTTCTCGTATTCAATTCACTCCAGATTTGATGCCTTCTGATATTCTAGGAACCTCAGTTTTTTCAATGAAAGAAAACGAGTTTGAATTTAAGCCAGGTCCTATTTTTTCAAATATTATCTTGATAGACGAGATTAACCGTGCACCAGCAAAAACACAAGCGGCATTGTTTGAAGCTATGGCAGAGCGTCAAGTGACGATAGACGGCAAAGAATATGATTTAAATGCTCCATTTTTAGTATTTGCAACACAAAACCCTGTAGAACAAGAAGGAACATATAGATTACCTGAAGCACAATTAGACCGCTTTTTATTTAAGATTAACGTAGGTTATCCTAATCTAGAAGAAGAAATTAAGATATTAAGTGATCACCACGCTCGTAAAAATAAAGATGCTGAAGCAATGGTTACTGGTGTACTGAGCGCCCAAGAGATTAAAAAGTATCAAACTACAGTAAAGGAGATTGTAATAGAAGATAATCTTATTAAATACATTGCAAAAATCATACTTGATACACGTAATAATCCTAATCTTTATCTAGGTGCCTCACCTCGTGCTTCTATCGCAATAATGAACGGTTCAAAGGCATATGCTGCAATTATGGGACGTGATTTTGTCACGCCAGACGATATTAAATATATCGCCACTGCTGTTATGCGACATAGAATTATACTCACTCCAGAAAGAGAAATGGAAGGTCTAACTGCAGATCGTGCTGTTGCTCAAATTTTAGAAAATATAGAGATTCCTAGATAG